ATCTTTAATACATTATTAATAGTAAAGAAAACAAATGTTGATGCGGAAACTAGGGTGTGAAATCTTTCATAAAAAACTGAGAATACGGCTGTAAGATTTCTTGTTAACAAGTGGTTGGCTTTTTTGTATATGTTAGCATTATTAAATAGCATGTATCATCTATTGTAAAGTTAAGTTTTCATACttaaatgcatataatatttaagaattggTAGAGGTACCACAGGAACTGGAGATGACAGACGATGATCAATTGCTAGCTTACCATCTAGTATCTCTGAGAGAGATATAATGAGCTTTACAGACAATCCATTTGTAGTTTCTATGTACTGCAGCTTCGAGACAAAAGtgagtatacatatatataaaattatatttatatatataaaatttaaataataaccgTTAACAAACATTTGATTACAGAAGCACTTGTGCTTAGTAATGGAATATGTAGAGGGTGGAGATTGcgctaattttttaaaaaatatcagtcCATTGCCACCGGACATGGCAAGATTTTATTTCGCAGAAACCGTTTTAGCTGTTGAATATTTGCACAGTTACGGTATTGTTCATCGAGATTTGAAACCTGACAAGTACGTAAGAAAAGCATGTTATTAATCCATtcactatttcatatattgcTTCTTTTTTAGTTTACTTATTACTGCCCTTGGTCACATTAAGCTTACTGACTTTGGTCTCAGTAAAATGGGTCTTATGTCCTGTAAGTGATACAAAAGATCGATGTTCGTGAAATATACCTTAATGATCGTCGAACAAagttctttcttcgttttcagTGGCGACAAATCTTTACGAAGGATACATAGATAGGGATACGAGACAATTTTCTGATAAACAAGTATTCGGCATACCTGAATACATCACCCCTGAAGTTATATTACGGCAGGGATATGGTAAACTTGTTGATTGGTGGTCAATGGGCATTATATTGTACGAATTTCTAATTGGCTGTGTACCATTTTTTGGTGATACTCCGGAAGAATTGTGTGCTCATACTGTTAAcggtaaatattgatataagatataaaaaaaatatttgagaagtacttaataatataaacaaaataattacgcCTAGATGATGTCGATTAGCCAGATGAGGATGATTGGCCTGTTCAGCCAGAAGCAAAAGATATTATAACAGCGTTGCTTCAACAAAGTCCTAGAGATCGTTTAGGCACTGGTGGATCTCATGAAGTAAAAGAGCACCGATATTTTTATGGAGTAAATTGGAATAGTTTACTCAGATAAAAGGCTGAATTCGTACCTCGATTAATCAATGACGAAGATACAAGCTACTTTGATAGTACGTATAACACATGCGATATAATTCCTATACccgtattaatattaaaaattaacaaatctgCACTACTTTAGCTCGTATGGATTGACGTAACCACGATATAAGCGGCGATACTGATGACAACGATGACTCCCCTTTGTTCGGATCGTTCTCCATCTATTCTCCACAGTCTCGAAAAATATCTCAAACCCGCTATATTGTTTCCGGTTTATTGCTCTTTGTTAAAGTACATCCGGAAGAATCGTTTGCCCATACTATTAAcggtaaatattgatataagatataaaaaaaatatttgagaggtacttaataatataaaaataataattacgccTAGACGATATCCAATGACCAGATGAGGATGATTGGCCGGATGTTGAGATTCAGCTAGAAACAAAGGGTATAATAACAGGGTTGCTTCAACCCTGAGTCCTAGAGGTCGTTCAACACTGGTGGAGTGCGTTAGCCAAGCGCCGTGAGCGAGACACTTCGTGAAGCGTGTATTTTTGCTCTTCGTTAAAATACATCCGGGAGAATCGTTTGCTCGTACTATTAAcggtaaatattgatataacatataaaaaaaatatttgagaggtacttgataatatataaaaaataattacgccTAGACGATATTCAATGACCAGATGAGGATGATTGGCCGGATGTTGAGATTCAGCTAGAAACAAAGGGTATAATAACAGGGTTGCTTCAACCCTGAGTCCTAGAGGTCGTTCAACACTGGTGGAGTGCGTTAGCCAAGCGCCGTGAGCGAGACACTTCGTGAAGCGTGTATTTTTGCTCTTCGTTAAAATACATCCGGGAGAATCGTTTGCTCGTACTATTAAcggtaaatattgatataacatataaaaaaaatatttgagaggtacttgataatatataaaaaataattacgccTAGACGATATTCAATGACCAGATGAGGATGATTGGCCGGATGTTGAGATTCAGCTAGAAACAAAGGGTATAATAACAGGGTTGCTTCAACCCTGAGTCCTAGAGGTCGTTCAACACTGGTGGAGTGCGTTAGCCAAGCGCCGTGAGCGAGACACTTCGTGAAGCGTGTATTTTTGCTCTTCGTTAAAATACATCCGGGAGAATCGTTTGCTCGTACTATTAAcggtaaatattgatataacatataaaaaaaatatttgagaggtacttgataatatataaaaaataattacgccTAGACGATATTCAATGATCACGTGAGGACGTTTGGCCGGATGAGCTGATTGGTCAGATGTGATTCAGCCAGGAGCGAAGGTTATAAGAACAGGGTTGCTTCAACCCTCAGTCCCAGAGATCGTTCGACACTGGTGGAGTGTGTTAGTCAAGCGCCGTGAGCGAGACACTTCGTGAAGCGTGTATTTTTGCTCTTTGTTAAAGTACAGAGGAAAATACGTGGCAATGTTAGTATTTTTACTAATATATTATCATTGTTGTTGctacagatataatatatataatttgattaaGTACACAAAAGGATTATTTGTTTCTGAATGTTTCGAAATTAGTTATCGAAATTTGCAATGATCGTTCGCACTTTGTTTATGATCTTTTCTGTTATGTAATTTGTAGAAGATgccgaaaaaagaaaataaaccgCAATGGGCTAGCCGAGGCGGAAGATGTGGGAATTTTGACGATAAACACTATTTTGGTAAGTCTTTCATCATTACTCGTGATAAACTTAGGTGACATTGGTTTACAATAATGTACATTAATTTGTTGCTTTGCACAGAGCACGATGACCGTGTTCCCAGGAACGACAAAGGTTCATATCTTCGTAAGAGGCCTAGAGAATCGTTCAAAACACAAGCAAGACCAACAAGGGATGTGCCTAGAAGTCTGGCATTAGCATTGTTAGATGAAGATGTACAAATGGCAACAagttctaataataataataataataataggcaAGTTATTATgacagaaagaaatagaaggaCGCAACGTGGAAGAAATAGTCCTGCGCCACATAGAAGATATCGGACTAGTTCGGTTCCTAGACCTAAGAGATTTCCAATCGGAGAAACTAATTGgtataaaatttctgtaagTATATCAggacataaattttaatgttcaatttagttttagttttagtcataaaaatcatttttgatTACAGATACCATATGGACAGAAATACGATaaagattatataataaataatcttcttaGTTATATAGCACCAGAAACTTTTCTTCCAATAATggtaaatatgaaacatttcaattacattatataattacaaataaaataattacgaagTGTTAACTCTGTgctaaatgtaaaaatttgtcaaCAGTATCGGGTTTTCGAAAATGAAGCCAATTTTTACGTAGACGATGAGAAAATAGCAGTTGCGTTATTTAACTGTGATCGTAAAATTACAACTACTAATGGATACAAATTATTAGTAAGAGTCTCGATATCACCGTTTCCTCAATGTGAAATTGATGACAAACTGAAAGAAAGATTGAAACAAGCTATGGCTAAACGATTTGTGCATGATACAAATGCACTAGACTTGTCAAGGTTCCACAGAGATCCaggttagaaaaattttaagtaatgTTTTACacataaatttctttatacgGAATATTGTAGTAATTTTGATTGTTATAGATCTTGCTTCCGACTACTTTTGTGCGATATTCCAACCTGCAATATTAAAAGCAGTGTTAGACATTGTATCAGAATACATACCAGATTTAGAGGCATTAAATTTGGATGGAAATAAGTTGCAGACAAtccaaaatttaaatattctgaatagaaaatttttaaagttgaAGATATTGTATATTGGAGATAACAGGGTACGTAATTTAAGCTGATACAAGCTATGtgtattttatcgtttatatcACAGTGATTGattcaatatataattaacgttttgcagataaaagatattaatcaATTGGATATTATCAAAGATCTGAAATTGGAGGAGCTCAAATTGGCAGGGAACCCTATATGCAACAAGTATAAATCTCAACAATATGATTACATTaggtaatatattatttcaacactaTCTTTCTTTTCAACACTATCGTTCTCCAGATTTGGGTTGAATTGacatcgtttaaaaattttaattaataccaACAATTAACAGTATATACACTAAAAATATCAacctattaatttattagaatatctatcatatttttaagttGCATGAAATGAAGTAATAAGTAGTTCttgaaaattccaaattatttatgtatttgttcCATTACATTAAACTTTTCATTAATAAGgtaaatatttctgttattacgattaacgtggagctttttgtttttctttcatgACAACAGTGACGTGCGGAGAAGGTTTCCCAAACTCCTTCGACTGGTATGTAATAAACGATAATCGTATTATCAATCACTATActtcataaaatatagaattattatgattaaactacttttaatattttataaggaTGGTACGGATCTCCCAAAGCCAATCACATTCGATGTGGGGgacgaagaaaacaaaataccCCCTTCTCAGAGGATGTTTGTTGCAAATGCAAAAGCACAAGAAATTGCCAGTCAATTTCTACAGCAATACTTTCTTATATTTGATAGTGAGAATCGCCAACCATTGCTAGATGCGTATGTCGAAGATGCGTGTTTTAGCATGACCGTGTCTTACCCTCCTCGCTATACTAACAAGTAAGTTTCTGCATACAAGTTAACTcaggaataaatttatatatttttaacatatattttactaataaaCGGAATATTACAGATTAGATGGATACCTAATGGAAAACAAGTACCTAACGGACAATAGAAACCTGTACAGAACAGACGATACAAACAGAAggcagaatttattaaaacatggTCGTTTGCCCgtagtttcatttatttccgAAATGCCACGAACTTCCCACTATCTGAATACATTCACAATGGACATCAACCTGGTTACAGTAAGATCTTATTTCTTTGTAAACAAAAACGAAATGTGCAATATATTATTCGTTGTGTTATACAGCAGCTTTATATTTCTAGGATGTAATGATGATGATTACACTCACTGGACTGTTCAAAGAGCTTGACAAGAAAGAACAACCTATTCGATACTTTAATCGAACCTTTATAATGGTACCGGAAGGAAATGGTTGCCGTATTCGAAATGAACAACTACATATCAGTCAACCGACAAAGACACAATTAAAACAATTGAGTAGTGAACAACAAGCGCAAATGACAAATCCAGAATCACAGACTCCTTCGATTAGCGACAATGCAAAATCATTAACGGTTCAGTTACCCGAAGACGTAAAACAACAAATGACGGTGACGCTCAGCCAACAAACAAACATGAACTTGCAATGGAGTTTAAAGTGTTTAGAAGAAGTATCATGGAATTATGACAATGCGCTTTCAGCGTTTCAAGAATTTTACAAACGGGGAGAAGTACCAGCGGAagcatttaataaataagaatgtaattttatatatataagaagtaaGACTtaggaaaatttcaattttattcattattccTTTCTGTTGCATGTATCTTTACGGTACATGATACATTTGTATTGTAATCAGTGTAAAGGTGCAGTTTTCCTAGATAgtagttctttttcttttctcattaaaaatagggagttaattttaatcgtattCATTATGTGTTACAAATGGACattgacttttttttcttactttatAGTTATAAGAAATTACTGCTTAAAGTCTTatgcgtttattatttttatagcgaataaaaagaagattgtTGTAAAATACTGAAAACGGCCAATAATTTTTTCCACGAAGTAATGTATTTAACagcaatattctttttatgtcAATGAAATGCATAATGCTTTTATCATTAAAGAATACAagatgtatattatttttattttaagagtAGTTgtctttcataaattaaaatttagccATGATTTtagctttaaaaaatttcaggGGATGTTAATACTAGTGTGCGATACAATTGATTTTgactttcatttttgtatgtCTGAAGTTTCGTACAGTGATACGATATTCCAAACTTcagattttaatttcttataattatttacaacatACAATTGTAATTCACTTTTGGAATTATATCGAACATGAGCATTGTGTTCATTATGAGAAACACAAATAATACTTAGATTTTTCGCACTGCTAGTTCAATTACGAATCATATTTCGTATGTATATAATGATGTGCATTTTATATTGTGATTCAAGTAATCTATATTTGATACGTTTATTCCATCCTAGAATACGTGTGCGATAGTACTCTAACGTTTGTAAAtagacaattttataatactatataattatttgtgcCTTTCTTTGATTAAACTGTCTCAAATGAAATGAGCATCATTATGTATTTGATACAGATTagtttacattaaatttaataaggcTACAATATCATGAATGTATAatcttagaaatattatattatgcatTAACATTATGTATAGTTGTCAAATTaagatatttgtatattaatataatgtaaataaaaattataaatttgttaaataaaatttggttTTTACAGAATAAATGTGGTGTTtgatgttttttaaatatttcccgTCCAcgaaatattacgtattttcagGCTCAATCACCGCCGAGATCTCGCTTTCTATCACTTGggaataaaaagttaattaatttttacttctAAAATCATAGGATGCCATAGAATACTTACCTTATCAATTTCTTGTTTCGTTAAGTTCTGTTTTCCTTTCCGTTTAAAGAAACCTAactgaaaaatgttattaaataaaacatgttATAATCACGTTCAATAAAAAGATATCTTACCATGTTTAAAATTGCGACACAAATGCATAATAATAACAGTCCGACCAAAACAGAAACAATAATAATCCATAGATGTAGCTTTTCCATTTTTGGAGTGTAATAAAACATTGTCATAACTTCTACCGTGGaactatttttaatcatttttaaattaattcagataatatatagatataaatacttagaaaatatgtaataaaatgtaaatggcAATGGTTCTTTTATTCCTAAAGTTGGCTTGAGAGTTTGAACATTCTTCACGTTAGTTAGGTATACGGCTGAAGCCTCTACGTTTCTTTTGTGTATATcaaatttatctaaaaatgATTCCTCTTGAACTTCACCTAGTTGACTATCCATTAAAATACTCTCGGAAGAGCATTCAAAAAGTTCTCCTGATATGTATAGCTAAAAACATATTTCATCGACAATTTATACTTACAAGAAAGAGAGTCTATAAATTCTTACTTGAGgtttgtacatgtatatatatgggAGCCCTACTAACCAAGAGTAATTGATCTTTTTTGAAGAAGTATCCAGATTCAACGCTGTATCCTGTAAATGTATATCGTTGCATACTaaccataaaaataaatttgtcggTATAAAGGGCATACCAAACTGAGATAAATTGTCAAGAAACGACAACTCTATGGACAtcgtttcatttaaatatactaCATCCATACTCAAtaaattttctcgtttcttaaCGTACAATACACAATATATCTCtgcaaatgtaaaatatcttaaaatcactttgtatagaaaatgttgaaaatgctgaaaaagttgaaaaagaCAATTATACGTATACTTTATTTATGTCTTTCAATCTTAAACCATTCTTTAGAGATAactagtaaattattttttcacaaataattggaaaattgcataattgtttatgtttatttataatcaacttttatttcaactttcgaacaatatatatgtaaatgacCAACGTTATTTTAAGGTACATATTAGTCTGCTCTTTCAGTAATCAATTTCAAAAGAACAAAACGAAAACAAGTCGGTTCGGTTagaataagaatatttaagaaactCGTGCGAGCAttactatgaaaataaaacgaaaaattcacAAATGAGACTAAAATGCATATGacgtatatatgcatatatactGATCATTCTTGAAAATAAACCGGACAGG
The nucleotide sequence above comes from Bombus fervidus isolate BK054 chromosome 6, iyBomFerv1, whole genome shotgun sequence. Encoded proteins:
- the LOC139988622 gene encoding LOW QUALITY PROTEIN: microtubule-associated serine/threonine-protein kinase 3-like (The sequence of the model RefSeq protein was modified relative to this genomic sequence to represent the inferred CDS: substituted 3 bases at 3 genomic stop codons), which gives rise to MSFTDNPFVVSMYCSFETKKHLCLVMEYVEGGDCANFLKNISPLPPDMARFYFAETVLAVEYLHSYGIVHRDLKPDNLLITALGHIKLTDFGLSKMGLMSLATNLYEGYIDRDTRQFSDKQVFGIPEYITPEVILRQGYGKLVDWWSMGIILYEFLIGCVPFFGDTPEELCAHTVNDDVDXPDEDDWPVQPEAKDIITALLQQSPRDRLGTGGSHEVKEHRYFYGVNWNSLLRXKAEFVPRLINDEDTSYFDTRMDXRNHDISGDTDDNDDSPLFGSFSIYSPQSRKISQTRYIVSGLLLFVKVHPEESFAHTINDDIQ
- the LOC139987935 gene encoding uncharacterized protein isoform X2; translation: MIKNSSTVEVMTMFYYTPKMEKLHLWIIIVSVLVGLLLLCICVAILNMLGFFKRKGKQNLTKQEIDK
- the LOC139987934 gene encoding nuclear RNA export factor 1-like codes for the protein MPKKENKPQWASRGGRCGNFDDKHYFEHDDRVPRNDKGSYLRKRPRESFKTQARPTRDVPRSLALALLDEDVQMATSSNNNNNNNRQVIMTERNRRTQRGRNSPAPHRRYRTSSVPRPKRFPIGETNWYKISIPYGQKYDKDYIINNLLSYIAPETFLPIMYRVFENEANFYVDDEKIAVALFNCDRKITTTNGYKLLVRVSISPFPQCEIDDKLKERLKQAMAKRFVHDTNALDLSRFHRDPDLASDYFCAIFQPAILKAVLDIVSEYIPDLEALNLDGNKLQTIQNLNILNRKFLKLKILYIGDNRIKDINQLDIIKDLKLEELKLAGNPICNKYKSQQYDYISDVRRRFPKLLRLDGTDLPKPITFDVGDEENKIPPSQRMFVANAKAQEIASQFLQQYFLIFDSENRQPLLDAYVEDACFSMTVSYPPRYTNKLDGYLMENKYLTDNRNLYRTDDTNRRQNLLKHGRLPVVSFISEMPRTSHYLNTFTMDINLVTDVMMMITLTGLFKELDKKEQPIRYFNRTFIMVPEGNGCRIRNEQLHISQPTKTQLKQLSSEQQAQMTNPESQTPSISDNAKSLTVQLPEDVKQQMTVTLSQQTNMNLQWSLKCLEEVSWNYDNALSAFQEFYKRGEVPAEAFNK
- the LOC139987935 gene encoding uncharacterized protein isoform X1, producing MDVVYLNETMSIELSFLDNLSQFGMPFIPTNLFLWLVCNDIHLQDTALNLDTSSKKINYSWLVGLPYIYMYKPQLYISGELFECSSESILMDSQLGEVQEESFLDKFDIHKRNVEASAVYLTNVKNVQTLKPTLGIKEPLPFTFYYIFSKYLYLYII